The Claveliimonas bilis genome window below encodes:
- a CDS encoding glycine C-acetyltransferase, with the protein MARKDDILSIYAKEVEGIKEAGLFKGEAPFVSPQGAKVKMEDGRELLCMCANNYLGLGDNPRLIEAAKRTYDEKGYGVASVRFICGTQDIHKKLEKKISDFLGTDDTILYSSCFDANGGLFETILTADDAVISDELNHASIIDGVRLCKAKRFRYKNNDMEDLEAKLKEADEAGARIKLIATDGVFSMDGIICNLQGVCDLADKYNALVMVDDSHAVGFVGKTGRGTPEYCGVQGRVDIITGTLGKALGGASGGYTSGRKEIIDLLRQRSRPYLFSNSLAPAIAGASIELFDMLDESTELRDHLEEVTAYYRNLLVENGFDIIPGTHPCVPVMLYDEKTAAEFAKRMMDKGVYVVAFSYPVVPKGKARIRTQVCASHTKEDIDFIVKCFKEVREEMGLK; encoded by the coding sequence ATGGCACGTAAAGACGATATTTTAAGTATTTATGCAAAAGAAGTGGAAGGAATCAAAGAGGCAGGGCTCTTTAAAGGTGAGGCTCCCTTTGTTTCTCCGCAGGGCGCAAAAGTAAAAATGGAAGACGGAAGAGAACTTTTGTGTATGTGTGCCAACAACTATCTTGGACTGGGAGATAATCCGAGACTGATCGAGGCTGCAAAGAGAACATACGATGAAAAAGGATACGGGGTTGCCTCTGTTCGTTTTATCTGCGGAACCCAGGATATTCACAAAAAACTGGAGAAGAAAATTTCAGATTTCCTGGGAACAGATGATACGATTCTTTATTCTTCCTGTTTTGATGCAAACGGAGGACTTTTTGAGACAATCCTTACAGCAGATGACGCAGTTATCAGCGACGAATTGAACCATGCATCCATTATCGACGGTGTTCGCCTGTGTAAGGCAAAAAGATTCCGTTATAAAAACAATGATATGGAAGATCTGGAAGCAAAACTTAAGGAAGCAGACGAAGCTGGCGCAAGAATTAAGCTGATCGCAACAGACGGAGTATTTTCCATGGACGGTATTATCTGTAACCTGCAGGGAGTATGTGATCTGGCAGATAAATACAATGCACTTGTTATGGTTGATGACAGCCATGCAGTAGGATTTGTCGGAAAGACAGGACGCGGAACTCCGGAATACTGTGGTGTACAGGGACGTGTAGACATCATCACAGGAACACTTGGAAAAGCACTTGGAGGAGCATCCGGCGGATACACATCCGGACGCAAAGAGATTATTGATCTGCTTCGTCAGAGAAGCCGCCCGTATCTGTTCTCCAACTCACTGGCACCGGCGATTGCTGGAGCAAGTATTGAGCTGTTTGATATGCTTGATGAGAGCACAGAGCTTAGAGATCATCTGGAAGAAGTAACAGCATATTACAGAAATCTTCTTGTAGAGAACGGATTTGATATTATTCCGGGAACTCATCCTTGCGTACCGGTAATGCTGTATGATGAGAAAACAGCGGCAGAATTCGCAAAACGCATGATGGACAAGGGAGTTTATGTTGTGGCATTCTCCTATCCGGTAGTACCGAAGGGAAAAGCAAGAATCCGTACCCAGGTATGCGCAAGCCACACAAAAGAAGATATCGATTTCATCGTAAAATGCTTCAAAGAAGTAAGAGAGGAAATGGGATTGAAATAA